One window from the genome of Desulforamulus ruminis DSM 2154 encodes:
- a CDS encoding prenyltransferase, protein MGEVAVEKQYASDVEVILSHRYDNGGDLWTTPDKRLLKGAPFSTLESVLFLLELGMEPTDPLLKGATELFFSTWLDDGRFKIYPKGSIYPCHTIHAANALCHLGYASDARLQKTFRHLLDIQYIDGGWRCNKFSFGRGPETEHSNPFPTLTALNAFRFSNYLNKEPALDKAVDFLLEHWTIRKPIGPCHYGIGTLFMQVEYPFRNYNLFVYVYVLSFYNRAKKDKRFLEALQTLESKMVDGQIVVERIVPKLAGLSFCKKGETSVLATIRYHEILKNLQTKG, encoded by the coding sequence GTGGGAGAAGTGGCTGTAGAGAAGCAATATGCATCAGATGTTGAAGTGATATTGTCTCATAGATACGATAATGGAGGCGATCTTTGGACTACACCCGACAAACGTCTGCTAAAAGGAGCCCCGTTCTCAACTCTGGAGAGCGTACTTTTCCTGCTGGAATTGGGTATGGAACCTACCGATCCTTTGCTGAAAGGGGCTACCGAATTATTCTTTAGTACTTGGCTGGATGATGGACGTTTCAAGATATACCCTAAAGGTTCTATTTATCCATGCCATACCATCCACGCCGCCAATGCACTTTGTCACCTGGGGTATGCTTCCGATGCCAGACTGCAAAAAACCTTCCGGCATCTTTTAGATATCCAATATATAGACGGTGGCTGGCGCTGCAATAAATTCAGCTTTGGCCGGGGGCCAGAAACGGAGCATTCAAATCCCTTCCCCACACTTACTGCCCTGAATGCGTTCCGCTTTAGCAATTATCTCAACAAGGAACCTGCCCTTGATAAGGCCGTGGATTTTTTGCTGGAGCATTGGACCATCAGGAAACCCATTGGCCCATGCCACTATGGAATCGGCACATTATTCATGCAGGTGGAATACCCCTTCCGAAACTACAACCTTTTTGTATACGTCTATGTCTTATCCTTTTACAACCGGGCCAAGAAGGACAAACGTTTTCTCGAAGCTTTGCAAACACTGGAATCCAAAATGGTGGATGGGCAGATTGTGGTTGAACGCATTGTTCCGAAGCTGGCCGGGCTTTCTTTCTGTAAAAAGGGTGAAACAAGTGTATTGGCAACAATACGCTATCATGAAATTTTAAAAAATCTTCAAACAAAAGGATAG